The following proteins are co-located in the Solanum pennellii chromosome 8, SPENNV200 genome:
- the LOC114078321 gene encoding LOB domain-containing protein 12-like, translating into MTHIVNHNQNVSSSPLNTTTSTTITRVAHRGAGGGSGGNGSQACAACKYQRRRCAPDCLLAPYFPVERNKEFLNVHKLFGVSNLLKLLKNVQPFQRDTTMKSLIFEANIRAGDPVGGCYRIIMNLQRLINFYETELQFTYNEIFRVQAVDIQNNINRTTVNTNTNNVQVMNSIGGFHRSEEIDGFGDYSMSGFGESSKRINSISSLNSQIIKIELLDDFKDEFAVKPGEFETKVAISSSKDKQSVVENGDLKPYFGKNCQGKALASDDDKVVSNTRVN; encoded by the exons ATGACACATATTGTGAACCACAATCAAAAtgtttcttcttctcctctCAACACAACAACAAGTACTACTATTACAAGGGTTGCTCATCGGGGCGCTGGCGGTGGAAGCGGAGGAAATGGATCGCAAGCTTGTGCGGCGTGTAAATATCAAAGGAGAAGGTGTGCGCCGGACTGTTTGTTAGCCCCTTATTTTCCTGTCGAACGAAACAAGGAATTTTTGAATGTTCATAAGCTTTTCGGTGTTAGTAACCTATTGAAGTTATTGAAAAATGTTCAGCCGTTTCAGAGAGACACCACGATGAAATCGCTAATATTTGAAGCTAATATTCGTGCTGGTGATCCTGTTGGAGGATGTTACAGAATAATTATGAATCTCCAACGgctaattaatttttatgagACGGAATTGCAATTTACTTACAATGAGATTTTCCGGGTACAAGCTGttgatatacaaaataatatcaatagGACGACTGTCAATACGAATACTAATAATGTTCAAGTAATGAATAGTATCGGAGGATTCCATCGATCGGAAGAAATTGACGGATTTGGTGACTATAGTATGAGTGGATTTGGTGAGTCATCTAAAAGAATTAATAGTATTAGCTCATTAAatagtcaaataattaaaatagagCTACTCGACGATTTCAAAGACGAATTTGCAGTGAAACCAGGTGAATTTGAAACTAAAGTAGCAATTTCAAGCTCGAAAGACAAACAATCTGTGGTTGAAAATGGGGATTTGAAGCCATATTTTGGAAAGAATTGTCAAGGCAAAGCATTAGCAAg CGATGATGACAAGGTTGTATCGAACACACGAGTTAATTGA
- the LOC107026875 gene encoding NDR1/HIN1-like protein 26, giving the protein MTDRVYPSAKPNGTAPTAANPHAAPVKNQMYNNPNRVPYRPTPTAYHRHNRRRCSGRRCFCMCCFWSILIICILLLLAAIAGAIFYVLYHPQRPTFAVSSLKISSFNLTTSTDDTTHLTTKLNLTLSTKNPNKKLIYNYNTISITALSNQVVLAKGSFPGFTSTTNNITIIHSTLSMASQVLDVDSVSSLKSDLKRKAGLPVTILMDTMVEVKMDKLKSKRVGIRVTCEGIHGSTPKGKAPAVASTNNAKCKVDLRIKILKWTF; this is encoded by the coding sequence ATGACAGACAGAGTTTACCCTTCAGCCAAGCCTAATGGCACTGCGCCCACTGCTGCAAATCCACACGCTGCTCCGGTCAAGAACCAGATGTACAACAACCCAAATCGTGTCCCTTACCGACCGACACCAACAGCCTACCACCGACACAACCGCCGTCGTTGCAGCGGCCGGCGTTGTTTCTGTATGTGTTGTTTCTggtctattctcatcatttgCATCCTCCTCCTCCTTGCAGCTATTGCTGGTGCTATTTTCTACGTTCTTTACCATCCTCAACGCCCTACATTCGCAGTTTCTTCACTCAAGATCTCTAGTTTCAATCTCACTACTTCCACCGACGACACAACCCATCTCACTACAAAATTGAACCTCACACTCTCAACCAAAAACCCAAACAAGAAATTGATATACAACTATAACACTATCTCTATCACTGCACTTTCAAATCAAGTTGTTTTAGCTAAAGGGTCGTTTCCTGGATTCACCAGCACTACAAATAACATTACAATTATACACTCCACTCTGTCGATGGCGTCACAAGTACTTGATGTTGATTCAGTTTCATCTCTAAAATCAGATCTGAAGAGAAAAGCTGGGTTACCGGTCACAATCTTGATGGATACTATGGTAGAAGTGAAAATGGACAAATTGAAAAGCAAAAGGGTAGGGATTAGAGTAACGTGTGAAGGAATTCATGGATCGACACCAAAGGGTAAAGCTCCAGCAGTGGCATCAACAAATAATGCGAAGTGTAAGGTTGATCTAAGAATCAAGATCTTGAAATGGACTTTCTAA